In Carnobacteriaceae bacterium zg-84, the genomic window TTATATGTCAGTTTCCCTCTTCATGATTCTACAAGAAAGCATTTTTATAAATGAAAAGCAGACATTATTTTAATATCTGCTACATCGCTTTTGCTTTATTCAAGTAAAATCTTCAGATAACATCATTCTAAAAAGGCAGTGAATGGATAAATACTACCACTATCACGAATATGCTCACTATTTCTCTCCACCAACACAATTTGACGAAGAGCCTCTAAAATACCACCATAAAACTATAAAACTAATTTCGACAATACCAAACACCATGATAAAACATCCCAAGAAAAAGTCCTCTGTCAAAATTAAAATAATCGGATCTGTTACTGGATTAAATAGCCATGCATCATTATTAAAAAAGACATGATGAAACAAAACAAACCAGTAATTGAACCCCATGGACAATACAATCACAATGACAATCGGTAAAAAAATCATGATACGATACACGCCTTTAAACCATGCCTCATCTTGATATTTTTTGATACGAAACAATACAAGAATACTTCCTACTAAAGACAATACAAAAATACCATTATTTAATAAAAATAGTTGTTTGACTTCAAAAAAATGAAATGCCCCTTGCGCTGATACGGGAATATTCGGCATGGCTAAAACGGATTGAAAAGGATTTAGTAAGTACCCCAACAACACATCATAATTTTGACTTACTTGTTCATGTGTTAACCCTACTAACACTTGGGTATCCAAGTTCGATAACTGCCATAAAAATAAAGGTTTACATAATAAAGTTATCAAAATAGCACCTGACAATATACACACTGTCAAACACGTTAACATTGCCATTCGTTTCACATTCATAAACTACCTCCTCTCGTTTATTTTATATGATACTATAAAAACCGAACAAACCGCAATTCTTTTTATAGACGCTCCTTTCAGATTTGTATACAATAAAAAGGACGGAAAGGGGACTTTATATGTCTTTAAAAATTTTTAAAACCATTGTAGCAACACTTATTGCTACCATTATTGCAGATCTTTTCTCCATTCAATATAGCCTAACATGCGGGCTAATTGCGATGCTGAGTTTACAAGACACCGTTCTATCCACTTTAAATAACGCGAAAAAACGTCTATACATTGCATGTTTAGCACTAGGTTTATCAAGTTTGTTATTTTTTGTATTCGGCTTTTATTTTTGGGTATGGGGACTTTTCCTATTCGTATTTGTGCCTATGACCTATTATCTAAAAGGGCAGATAGCACTTGTTCCTAGTTGCGTGCTAGTTGGGCATTTATACACGCTCCAATCAACTGACTATACTGTTCTTTTAAACGAATTTGCCATTTTATCCATTGGCATTTTAACTGCAAGTATCATCAATAGCTACATGCCAAAAAAAGATAAAGATATTGCTGAATTAAAACAGCGTATCGAAGAACATTTGTCAGTGACATTAACACAACTTGCTATTCTTTTAAATGCACAAATATCCAGTGGTGACACAGCGACAATAAATATGGTACATTCTATACAACATACACTTTATACAGACTTAATCAAAGCTGAAACGCTTATTTTAAACGAAAGAGATAATCAAGTTTTTCATAAACAAAGTGATTATAATGTGTCATATATTCTAATGCGAAAACAACAGTATACTCTTCTGTCTTATATGTTTACCTATGTTCGCCCTGTCAACGTGCATCAAAAAGAACACGTTATCTATCTGTTTGAAAAAACAGCGCAACAAGTAACCGAATGGAATACAGCTGAAACGCTTATTCAGGACATTGAACAATGTTATACAACGCTTAAAGATGCACCACTACCCCAAACACGAGAGGAATTTGAAGAACGTGCCATGCTCTTTCAACTCCTAAATGATTTAGAACGTTTTTTAAATGTTAAAAAAGACTTTATTCTCAACTTATAAACTATCGGTCTTGATATATCTATGATATAATCAATCTAATGTATTGGAGGTTTACTATGTACTTAAAAAGAAAATTGGCTAGTTTTATCGGAAAAACAACATTAAAAACATTGCGACTTTTGAAAAAAAGTGGTAGTAGCTATCCCGGGAAAGTAGCACTTTCTGTTGATAAAGACGTCTTGTCAGAATTAGCACACGATTATGAAACGATTATTATTACAGGCACAAATGGTAAAACATTGACAACTGCACTGACTGTACAAGCACTGAAACAAAAATACCCAAATCTATTAACTAACTCAACCGGTTCTAATATGAAGCAAGGGATTGTATCTGCCTTTTTATCACATAAAGCGAAAAAAGGAGAGAAAAAAATTGCTGTACTTGAAGTTGATGAAGCTAATTTAGTCTATGTTGTACCACATTTAAAACCAAAAATCATTTTGACAACAAATATTTTCAGAGATCAAATGGACCGTTTTGGTGAAATTTATACCATTTATCAAAAAATTTTAGACGGTATTATGCTCTCACCAGAAACGATTGTGGTAGCAAATGGAGATAGCCCTATTTTTCATTCTGCCTCATTGCCAAACAAACGTGTCTTTTTTGGATTTAATTATCAAGAAGACAGTGATTTACAAGCACACTACAATACAGACGGTATTTTATGCCCTAACTGTGAAAAAATATTGCGTTATCGCTCGATTAGTTACTCTAATTTAGGAAAGTATTATTGTCCAAACTGTCAGTTTAAGCGTCCTAATCTTGATTATGCTGTGACAAATATTGATTTATTGACACTACAAGAAAGTGTTTTTGATATTGACGGACATACATTTACCTTACCCATTTCAGGCTTATACAATATTTACAATGCACTTGCTGCATACAGCATTGCTTCTTTAATGGGTATTTCCGTTGAGGACATAAAAACAGGCTTTAAACAAACCCAACGTGTCTTTGGTCGACAAGAAATCATTCACGTTGACGATAAGTCACTGCTCATTAATCTTATTAAAAATCCAACAGGTTTAAATCAAGTTCTGGATATTTTACAATTTGAAAAAAATCCATTTACATTGATTTCTGTTTTGAATGACAATTATGCTGACGGACAGGATGTCAGTTGGATTTGGGACGGTCAATACGAACAATTACAAGATATGCCTATCCAACAATTAGTTGTCGGAGGAAAACGTCATCAAGAAATGTCACTCCGCTTGGAAGTGGCAGGTTTTAAAAAAGAAAATATGATTATTGCTGCATCAATACAAGATATTATAGAGCACATTAAGCATGCCCCAACCAAACATATAAATGTTTTGGCAACCTACACAGCAATGCTTGAATTGAGAAAACAACTATCTCTACAAGGATATGTGAAAGGAGAACTCAACTAATGAAAACCATTCGTATTTGTCATTTATATGGCAATCTATTAAACACTTATGGCGATAATGGCAATTTGTTAATTCTCCAATGGCGAGCAAGAGAACACGGATACAATGTCGACACAACCATTGTCAGTTTAGATGACCCATTCAATCCCGACGACTACGACCTCATTTTCTTTGGTGGAGGCCAAGATTATGAACAACGTATTGTTTCAAAAGATATTCAACACAAAAAAGACGCTATCATCTCTTATATCGAAAACAACGGTGTTGTCGTGGCGATTTGCGGAGGATACCAACTCTTAGGCCATTATTACACAAGTGCCGTTGGAGAACGCATAGAAGGTATTGGAGCGATTGATTATTATACTACTAATCAAGACGGTCGCTATATAGGAGATATTACCATTTATGATGAAGAAACCGGCTTTACTTATGAAGGATATGAAAATCATAATGGACGTACCTTTTTAGGTGAAAATGTCCAACCTTTAGGAATTGTCGAAAAAGGTTTTGGAAATAATAACGAAGATAAAACCGAGGGCGCTCGGTACAAAAATGTCTTTTGTAGTTACTTCCACGGCCCTTTACTCGTTCGCAACATTCATCTAGCCGATTACATTATCGAAAAAGTAATTCATCAAAAAATGGCTTAATCCATACCCCATAAAACTTTAAGTTTTATGGGGTATTATTTTTAAATGACTTTTTCATCATTTATTAGTATAATGACGTTATGTCAAAAATAATATCAACTAACGGAGTTTTATTATGGAAAATTGGATTACAGACTTTATGAGTCAACATGGTTATCTAGCAATCTTCTTACTGGTTGCTCTGGAAAATATTTTCCCACCCATTCCGTCAGAAATCATTTTAACATTTGGTGGTTTTATGACACTAACAACAAACATGACTTTTATGGGTGTTGTTTTATCCGCAACAGCCGGTGCTGTAGGTGGTGCCATTGTTTTATACGGTTTAGGCGCTTTACTAAAAAAAGAAACTATCGAAAATATTCTTGATGGAAAAATTGGTAAAATCTTTGGTTTTAAACGAACCGATGTAGACAAAGCGATTTCATGGTTTAATAAACACGGTGCAATTACTGTATTATTCACACGCTGTATTCCCGTTGTCAGAAGTTTAATTTCTATCCCAGCGGGTACAAGTCGCATGCATTTAGTACCATTTACACTCTATACAACAATTGGAACATTTTTATGGAATATACTAATGGTATGGATTGGTTCTGCTGCCGGTTCAGGTTGGCATGAGGCAGCGGATAATATTGACCATTTTTCAAGTCTTTTTAAATATATACTATTAGCCATTGTTATTCTTGTTATAGGATTCTTTATTTATAAAAAAAGAAAACAAAAAAATTAAATAAACAGGAGCTATACTCCATTATACAAAAGCAGTGAACGGACGTTTTCAGACCTCCGTTCACTGCTTTTATATATTCAGTTAGTTGTATCAACTACCATCATCCCTTTATTTTCTTCATACGTTTGAAACCACTGATTTTCTGGTTTATAAAAAACACTTGTCAAATATAAACCATGCGGAGCTGCTGTTGGACCGGCTTCTTGCCTATTTTTAACAGTTAATAATCGCTTTAGTTCCGTAACAGGTTTTAATCCATCTCCTATTTGTAACGTTGTCCCAACTAAAATACGAACCATATTGTATAAAAAGCCGTTCCCTTCAAAAATAAAAATCAATTCTTGTTCCTCTTCCTTGTATACAATATCGGCTTTTGTCACACAACGTATCTTATTTTCTTTATCTGTTTTTGTTGAACAAAAACTCGTAAAATCATGTTCACCCAAAACATCTTGTAACGCTTGTTTCATTTTATCTATATTTACACGATACGGATGGTGTAAGGCATATCGCTTTTTAAAAGGTGATTGATACTCCCCTAAGGAAACATGATACATATACTGTTTTCCACATGTATGATACCTCGCATGAAATAATGACGAAATTATTTCAACTGAATCTATTCGAATATCTTCTGGCAATAAACTATTCAATGCTTTTTGCATACGCTGAATGGGCAAAATAGCCGGATAATCAAAATGAATGACTTGCCCCGTTGCGTGTACCCCCGAATCTGTTCTTCCAGACGCCACAACGCCTATTGACATCCCTTTTGTCATTTTATATAACGCTTTTTCTAATTCTTCTTGAATGCTCTTTCCATTAAGCTGTCTTTGAAACCCAACATAGTCTGTCCCGTCATAAGAAACAATCGCTTTATAACGTTGCATATCATCTTCCTTTCTTTCACTTTCTTCGATGTATTATAGCACATCATTCTATGACAAGAACAGGATAAACCGACCTTTTCAAGTATCGGTTTATCCTGTATTCTATATTCTTCTAAAACGAGTACCTTGAGGTGTATCATCTAAGACAATACCTTGTTCTTTTAAATAATCACGTATCTCATCACTTCGTTTAAAGTTCTTTTCTTGACGTGCGACACGACGTTCTTCAATTAACGCTAAAATATCATCATCTAACAGTGTTTCTTCTTCCAGCTCAACTCCCAGAATACTTACCAATGTTTTCAAACGTTCCAACGCAAATACCGCAACATCATGATT contains:
- a CDS encoding TIGR01906 family membrane protein: MNVKRMAMLTCLTVCILSGAILITLLCKPLFLWQLSNLDTQVLVGLTHEQVSQNYDVLLGYLLNPFQSVLAMPNIPVSAQGAFHFFEVKQLFLLNNGIFVLSLVGSILVLFRIKKYQDEAWFKGVYRIMIFLPIVIVIVLSMGFNYWFVLFHHVFFNNDAWLFNPVTDPIILILTEDFFLGCFIMVFGIVEISFIVLWWYFRGSSSNCVGGEK
- a CDS encoding aromatic acid exporter family protein, which translates into the protein MSLKIFKTIVATLIATIIADLFSIQYSLTCGLIAMLSLQDTVLSTLNNAKKRLYIACLALGLSSLLFFVFGFYFWVWGLFLFVFVPMTYYLKGQIALVPSCVLVGHLYTLQSTDYTVLLNEFAILSIGILTASIINSYMPKKDKDIAELKQRIEEHLSVTLTQLAILLNAQISSGDTATINMVHSIQHTLYTDLIKAETLILNERDNQVFHKQSDYNVSYILMRKQQYTLLSYMFTYVRPVNVHQKEHVIYLFEKTAQQVTEWNTAETLIQDIEQCYTTLKDAPLPQTREEFEERAMLFQLLNDLERFLNVKKDFILNL
- a CDS encoding Mur ligase family protein; this encodes MYLKRKLASFIGKTTLKTLRLLKKSGSSYPGKVALSVDKDVLSELAHDYETIIITGTNGKTLTTALTVQALKQKYPNLLTNSTGSNMKQGIVSAFLSHKAKKGEKKIAVLEVDEANLVYVVPHLKPKIILTTNIFRDQMDRFGEIYTIYQKILDGIMLSPETIVVANGDSPIFHSASLPNKRVFFGFNYQEDSDLQAHYNTDGILCPNCEKILRYRSISYSNLGKYYCPNCQFKRPNLDYAVTNIDLLTLQESVFDIDGHTFTLPISGLYNIYNALAAYSIASLMGISVEDIKTGFKQTQRVFGRQEIIHVDDKSLLINLIKNPTGLNQVLDILQFEKNPFTLISVLNDNYADGQDVSWIWDGQYEQLQDMPIQQLVVGGKRHQEMSLRLEVAGFKKENMIIAASIQDIIEHIKHAPTKHINVLATYTAMLELRKQLSLQGYVKGELN
- a CDS encoding adenosylcobyric acid synthase produces the protein MKTIRICHLYGNLLNTYGDNGNLLILQWRAREHGYNVDTTIVSLDDPFNPDDYDLIFFGGGQDYEQRIVSKDIQHKKDAIISYIENNGVVVAICGGYQLLGHYYTSAVGERIEGIGAIDYYTTNQDGRYIGDITIYDEETGFTYEGYENHNGRTFLGENVQPLGIVEKGFGNNNEDKTEGARYKNVFCSYFHGPLLVRNIHLADYIIEKVIHQKMA
- a CDS encoding DedA family protein — encoded protein: MENWITDFMSQHGYLAIFLLVALENIFPPIPSEIILTFGGFMTLTTNMTFMGVVLSATAGAVGGAIVLYGLGALLKKETIENILDGKIGKIFGFKRTDVDKAISWFNKHGAITVLFTRCIPVVRSLISIPAGTSRMHLVPFTLYTTIGTFLWNILMVWIGSAAGSGWHEAADNIDHFSSLFKYILLAIVILVIGFFIYKKRKQKN
- the truA gene encoding tRNA pseudouridine(38-40) synthase TruA, which translates into the protein MQRYKAIVSYDGTDYVGFQRQLNGKSIQEELEKALYKMTKGMSIGVVASGRTDSGVHATGQVIHFDYPAILPIQRMQKALNSLLPEDIRIDSVEIISSLFHARYHTCGKQYMYHVSLGEYQSPFKKRYALHHPYRVNIDKMKQALQDVLGEHDFTSFCSTKTDKENKIRCVTKADIVYKEEEQELIFIFEGNGFLYNMVRILVGTTLQIGDGLKPVTELKRLLTVKNRQEAGPTAAPHGLYLTSVFYKPENQWFQTYEENKGMMVVDTTN